From Passer domesticus isolate bPasDom1 chromosome 8, bPasDom1.hap1, whole genome shotgun sequence, a single genomic window includes:
- the LOC135305586 gene encoding serine/threonine-protein kinase pim-1-like, whose protein sequence is MAEASEPASVDFSICIVGLAEGIESSISKFADNTNLGVAIKRVPRYCVHHWGDLPDGTSAPLEIVLLDKVSSGFSGVVQLLEWVELPNDILMVLERPEHCQDLHHFIRARGFLSEGVARQLFRQVLEAVRHCTSCGVLHRDIKPANILVDLATGQAKLIDFGCGTYLQETAYIRFAAGALDRTLTAWSEPREVEGAPREAVPGGAAAAGDSKDHIKDDSLFLDLATVNSQPIAVSITLLPILMPLTTRKAEPQV, encoded by the exons atggccgaggcatcagagccagccagcgtggatttcagtatctgcaTTGTTGGTCTGgctgaggggattgagtccagcatcagcaaatttgcagataacACCAacctgggt gtggccatcaaaagggtgccacggtACTGCGTCCATCACTGGGGTGATCTG cccgacggcaccagcgctcccctggagattgtgctgctggacaaggtgtccagtggCTTCTCCGGCGTGGTCCAACTGCTGGAGTGGGTTGAGCTCCCCAACGACatcttgatggtgctggagcgcccGGAGCACTGTCAGGACCTGCaccatttcattcgggcacggggaTTCCTGTCCGAGggggtggcgcggcagctgttccggcaggtgctggaggccgtgcggcactgcaccagctgcggggtcctgcacagggataTCAAGCCAGCGAACATCCtcgttgacctggccaccgggcaagCCAAACTGATTGATttcggctgtggcacctacctgcaagagacagcctacattcgctttgcag ctggggccctggacagaaccctgacagcctggtcggAGCCCAGGGAagtagaaggagcccccagagaagctgtaccaggtggggctgctgctgctggggacagcaaggaTCACATCAAGGATGACAGCCTCTTCCTGGACCTGGCCACTG tgaattcccagcccattgctgtctccatcactctgtTGCCTATCTTGATGCctctgaccacaaggaaggccgagccccaggtttag